Proteins encoded together in one Nostoc sp. PCC 7524 window:
- a CDS encoding mechanosensitive ion channel family protein: protein MNFPQIGQLALQLLTQFGLKVIGAIALWLIAQKLIDFAIKLLRRAFRSQNIEPTLISYLLNIIGVTLRIVLVVAILGFFGIETTSFAALLAAAGVAIGAAWGGLLANFAAGAFLIVFRPFNVGDFITAGGVTGTVTEIGLFTTSINTPDNVLTIVANNKIFADNIQNFSANPYRRVDLVAQLHHTVDHNQAIALLKAKISQIPNVLDNPAPDVEIITFNLAGPVLAVRPYCNNNHYWQVYFDTNKVIREAFGEAGYPVPEQRYAVSSSSEVAANAIVPTGSLSEFIS, encoded by the coding sequence ATGAACTTCCCGCAGATTGGACAACTTGCTCTTCAACTGTTAACACAGTTTGGCTTGAAAGTTATAGGTGCGATCGCACTCTGGCTAATAGCTCAAAAACTGATTGATTTTGCCATCAAGTTGCTACGCCGAGCTTTCCGCAGTCAAAATATTGAGCCGACGCTGATTAGTTATCTGCTCAATATCATTGGTGTCACCCTAAGAATTGTCCTAGTTGTGGCAATTTTGGGCTTTTTTGGGATCGAAACTACTTCTTTTGCTGCCTTACTAGCGGCTGCTGGTGTAGCTATCGGTGCAGCTTGGGGTGGACTATTGGCAAACTTCGCGGCTGGTGCTTTTTTAATTGTTTTCCGTCCATTTAATGTTGGTGATTTTATTACAGCCGGAGGAGTGACTGGCACAGTTACAGAAATCGGACTGTTTACCACCAGTATCAATACTCCTGATAATGTGTTAACAATTGTTGCGAATAACAAAATCTTTGCTGACAATATCCAGAATTTTTCTGCCAATCCTTACCGTCGGGTTGACCTAGTAGCTCAACTCCATCACACTGTTGATCATAATCAAGCGATCGCGCTATTAAAAGCGAAAATTAGCCAAATCCCCAATGTCTTAGATAATCCTGCACCAGATGTAGAAATTATCACATTCAATTTAGCCGGGCCAGTATTAGCTGTACGTCCTTACTGCAACAATAACCACTATTGGCAGGTGTATTTTGATACTAATAAAGTCATACGGGAAGCCTTTGGTGAAGCTGGTTATCCAGTTCCCGAACAACGCTATGCTGTCAGCAGTTCTTCAGAAGTTGCAGCGAATGCTATTGTTCCAACCGGCTCTCTAAGTGAGTTTATTTCATAG
- a CDS encoding ABC transporter substrate-binding protein: MRRNWLRFLGIAIAIAVIIISLHSLQIQSSQPTSVTVKLSGWGGSPVEQKLLKQVLQDFEAQHPHIKVKYEVISDQYMDVMKTRLIGEAAPDVFYLDALEAPFLMSQNVLEPLENYITPEFDLADFEPNLLNTFKYQNHIYGLPKDYSTLALFYNKKAFAAVGLDTPPTTWNELRSYSKQLTGKLNRYGFGEMPELARQMYKIRAFGGQVVDSNGYATFASQQAVQGLQLVIDQYRQDRSSAQKSDVGTNSGSEMFGQGKVAMVIEGNWTIPYLQETFPKLEFATAEVPSINNQQGTMVFTVAYVMSQQSKHKPEAWELISYLTGKAGMQKWTGTGFALPTRKSVAQQLGYDQDVLRSPLVAGVNYATPLQVGKYPSAIVNNFDNQFISALLGQQPLQQAMLRAQNEANQQIKAMQ, translated from the coding sequence ATGAGAAGAAACTGGTTGCGCTTTTTGGGAATAGCGATCGCGATCGCTGTTATTATAATTAGTCTGCATAGTCTACAAATCCAAAGTTCTCAACCAACCTCAGTCACAGTGAAACTCAGTGGCTGGGGAGGTTCACCAGTAGAGCAAAAATTATTAAAACAAGTTCTGCAAGACTTTGAAGCCCAACATCCCCACATCAAAGTCAAATATGAGGTAATTTCTGACCAATATATGGATGTAATGAAAACTCGCTTGATTGGTGAAGCTGCGCCAGATGTGTTTTATCTGGATGCGCTGGAGGCTCCTTTCTTGATGAGTCAGAATGTCCTAGAACCCCTAGAGAATTACATCACCCCAGAATTTGACTTAGCCGACTTTGAACCTAACTTATTAAACACCTTTAAGTATCAAAATCATATCTACGGTTTGCCTAAAGATTACTCCACCTTGGCATTGTTCTATAACAAAAAAGCCTTCGCGGCGGTTGGGTTGGACACTCCGCCCACTACATGGAATGAACTACGCAGCTATTCAAAACAGTTAACAGGAAAACTCAACAGATATGGCTTTGGCGAGATGCCAGAATTAGCACGTCAGATGTATAAAATCAGAGCCTTTGGTGGACAAGTCGTTGACTCTAATGGTTATGCTACGTTTGCAAGTCAGCAAGCTGTGCAGGGATTACAGTTAGTTATCGACCAATATCGTCAAGATCGTTCCTCAGCCCAAAAATCTGATGTGGGAACAAACTCAGGTAGTGAAATGTTTGGACAGGGTAAGGTAGCAATGGTTATTGAAGGTAATTGGACAATTCCCTATCTGCAAGAAACCTTTCCTAAACTGGAGTTTGCTACAGCAGAAGTACCAAGTATTAATAATCAGCAAGGCACAATGGTTTTTACCGTTGCCTACGTGATGAGCCAGCAGTCCAAACATAAACCCGAAGCTTGGGAATTGATTTCTTATCTCACAGGTAAAGCCGGAATGCAGAAATGGACTGGTACAGGATTTGCTTTACCAACACGCAAATCAGTAGCCCAGCAGTTAGGATATGACCAGGATGTGTTGCGATCGCCTTTAGTGGCTGGTGTTAATTATGCTACACCTTTACAAGTTGGTAAGTATCCATCTGCCATTGTCAATAATTTTGATAACCAGTTTATCAGTGCTTTATTAGGGCAGCAGCCATTACAGCAGGCAATGTTACGGGCGCAGAATGAAGCTAATCAGCAGATTAAAGCTATGCAGTAG
- a CDS encoding ATP adenylyltransferase family protein, with product MPEENILLQPSTLWDSVKQQTNHALECGALLSIPTKFEFVEQDGVKFLVRILSNLVRKDTAKKQQDKQTTATGKEFNPFLPYEQDLFVADISETHVCILNKFNVVDYHLLIITRAFEEQESLLTLEDFAAMWACLAGIDGLVFYNAGKNAGASQRHKHLQLVPLPLTPSGTQIPIEPLLASAKFQDAIATIPGLPFIHAFAKLDPTWADSPFTGAKATLEIYYHLLRAVGLGAIDGDRQAGAYNLLATREWMLIVPRSQEHFQSISVNSLGFAGAMLVKNESEMELLKHQTPMNILKNVAKVVISY from the coding sequence ATGCCTGAAGAAAATATATTACTGCAACCTAGCACATTATGGGACAGTGTTAAACAACAGACTAACCATGCTTTAGAATGTGGTGCGCTGCTATCTATACCGACGAAGTTTGAATTTGTCGAACAGGATGGTGTTAAATTTTTGGTGCGAATTTTATCTAACCTTGTCCGTAAAGATACAGCGAAAAAACAACAAGACAAACAAACCACAGCTACCGGTAAGGAGTTTAATCCCTTCCTCCCTTACGAGCAAGACTTATTTGTAGCAGATATCTCAGAGACTCATGTATGTATATTGAATAAATTCAATGTTGTTGACTATCACTTATTAATTATCACCCGTGCTTTTGAAGAGCAAGAAAGCTTACTCACCCTAGAAGATTTTGCCGCTATGTGGGCGTGTTTAGCAGGGATTGATGGTTTAGTATTCTACAACGCTGGTAAAAATGCAGGCGCAAGTCAACGACACAAACATTTGCAACTTGTACCCCTACCCCTGACACCTTCAGGAACACAAATACCCATCGAACCGCTTTTAGCCTCAGCCAAATTTCAGGATGCGATCGCTACTATACCCGGACTACCATTTATACACGCTTTTGCTAAGTTAGATCCTACGTGGGCAGATTCTCCATTTACAGGCGCTAAGGCTACTTTAGAAATTTATTACCACTTACTGCGGGCTGTAGGTTTAGGTGCAATTGATGGTGACAGACAAGCGGGTGCTTATAACTTACTAGCAACCAGAGAATGGATGTTAATCGTACCGCGATCGCAAGAACATTTCCAATCTATCTCTGTTAACTCATTAGGATTCGCTGGTGCAATGCTAGTAAAAAACGAATCAGAAATGGAACTACTCAAACATCAAACCCCGATGAATATCCTCAAGAATGTTGCCAAGGTAGTCATTAGTTATTAG
- a CDS encoding MFS transporter → MDSVPVETTSPLILELPQIPQPQITVAPTSKSSTRFPKNAIRTSLKASTVDAVFAAIFSLATGGILLSNFLVELDASPVVFGMMSSIPMLVNLVQPLGAYLSERNTSRFYYSLWTFGTARLLWLILLIGVGGFSWGWVNSQELEILTLLIVLFTHLLGGLGSASWLSWLAMIVPRRLRGRYFGIRNSAASLTNLVCVPLGGLLISHWYGGTLQGYGVVLLVSIVFGILSLGCQYFKVDINPQAQNAIVQYPRQQAEPSNTVESLPKTIFPEADVTSSIWKNSNFLMFLFYSALWMLAVNLSAPFFNLYMLDTLHLDVSWVTLYASLQAGANLLMMMFWGKLADKIGNRLILIFIGVLVAVTPFLWLGININNFGLWLWLPLLHILTGGSWAAIDLCNNNMQLEIAPIKNQSLYFAIASAVAGFSGALGTTIGSFIAQFAQHGGLLGLFALSGMLRLVALIPLVFVKEGS, encoded by the coding sequence ATGGATTCGGTTCCGGTTGAAACAACTTCTCCTCTAATTCTGGAACTTCCCCAGATTCCTCAACCCCAAATTACAGTCGCTCCTACTTCCAAATCTAGCACCCGATTTCCTAAGAATGCGATTCGCACCAGTTTAAAAGCCTCAACTGTAGATGCAGTGTTCGCCGCAATTTTCTCTCTGGCGACTGGTGGCATTTTGCTGAGTAATTTCTTAGTAGAGTTAGATGCTAGTCCGGTAGTGTTTGGGATGATGTCTTCAATCCCGATGCTGGTAAATCTGGTTCAGCCTTTGGGTGCTTACTTGTCTGAACGCAATACCAGCCGCTTTTACTATTCTCTGTGGACGTTTGGTACTGCTCGGCTACTGTGGCTGATTTTATTAATTGGGGTTGGGGGTTTTAGTTGGGGATGGGTAAATTCCCAAGAATTAGAAATCTTGACTTTGTTAATTGTCTTATTTACCCACCTGTTAGGGGGATTGGGAAGTGCATCTTGGTTAAGTTGGCTGGCAATGATTGTTCCCCGACGATTACGAGGCCGATATTTTGGCATACGTAATAGTGCGGCTAGTCTGACTAATTTGGTGTGTGTACCTTTAGGGGGTTTATTGATTTCCCATTGGTACGGGGGTACTCTCCAAGGTTATGGTGTAGTGCTGTTGGTGAGTATCGTCTTTGGGATTCTAAGCTTAGGGTGTCAGTATTTTAAAGTAGATATTAATCCGCAAGCACAAAATGCCATTGTTCAGTATCCTCGCCAGCAAGCCGAACCTAGCAATACAGTTGAATCCTTACCCAAAACCATATTTCCAGAGGCAGATGTTACCAGCAGCATTTGGAAAAACTCTAACTTTTTGATGTTTCTGTTTTATTCTGCCTTGTGGATGCTAGCAGTAAATCTCAGCGCCCCTTTTTTTAACCTCTATATGCTGGATACGCTGCATTTAGATGTGAGTTGGGTAACGCTTTATGCCAGTTTGCAGGCGGGAGCTAATTTGCTGATGATGATGTTTTGGGGCAAGTTAGCAGATAAGATTGGCAATCGTTTGATTTTAATCTTTATTGGTGTTTTGGTAGCAGTCACACCATTTTTATGGCTAGGGATAAATATTAATAACTTTGGCTTGTGGTTATGGTTGCCACTGTTACATATTTTAACTGGTGGTAGTTGGGCAGCTATTGACTTATGTAACAACAATATGCAGTTAGAAATTGCCCCAATAAAAAACCAGTCACTTTATTTTGCGATCGCTTCGGCTGTGGCTGGCTTTAGTGGTGCTTTAGGCACAACTATCGGTAGCTTCATCGCCCAATTTGCTCAACACGGCGGTTTATTGGGACTGTTTGCGCTGTCTGGGATGTTGCGCCTAGTGGCTTTGATTCCGTTAGTCTTTGTCAAAGAGGGAAGTTAG
- the accD gene encoding acetyl-CoA carboxylase, carboxyltransferase subunit beta, which produces MANNEESRGLKSLFDWFANRRKSGATHPERQEREIADGLWHKCPKCGVLTYTKDLTANQMVCVECGHHNRVDSDERIQQLIDQNTWRPMDENLRPTDPLQFRDRKAYSDRLREMETKLGLLDAVKTGLGQINGLPIALAVMDFRFMGGSMGSVVGEKITRLIEQATQRRYPVVIVCTSGGARMQEGMLSLMQMAKISAALERHRDSRLLYIPVLTNPTTGGVTASFAMLGDIILAEPKATIGFAGRRVIEQTLREKLPEDFQTAEDLLKHGFVDDIVPRTQLKATLAKLIALHQPIPTAPPMVLWETMSLSSTAVE; this is translated from the coding sequence ATGGCAAACAACGAAGAATCACGCGGTTTAAAGTCTCTATTTGATTGGTTTGCAAATAGACGTAAATCGGGAGCAACCCATCCCGAACGTCAAGAACGTGAGATTGCTGATGGACTTTGGCATAAATGCCCTAAGTGTGGTGTATTGACATATACAAAGGACTTGACAGCCAATCAAATGGTGTGTGTGGAGTGTGGACATCATAATCGTGTGGATAGTGATGAACGCATTCAGCAGTTGATAGATCAGAATACTTGGCGGCCAATGGATGAAAATCTGCGGCCTACCGATCCCTTGCAGTTTCGCGATCGCAAAGCCTATAGCGATCGCCTACGGGAAATGGAAACCAAACTGGGGTTACTAGACGCAGTTAAAACTGGTTTAGGACAAATCAATGGTTTACCGATTGCCCTAGCTGTCATGGATTTTCGCTTCATGGGCGGTAGTATGGGTTCTGTTGTGGGTGAAAAAATTACCCGCCTCATTGAACAAGCCACCCAACGACGTTACCCAGTAGTCATTGTCTGCACTTCTGGGGGAGCAAGAATGCAAGAAGGTATGCTCTCTCTGATGCAAATGGCAAAAATCTCCGCCGCCCTAGAACGTCATCGCGACTCCAGATTACTCTACATCCCCGTGTTAACCAACCCCACCACAGGCGGCGTTACCGCCAGTTTTGCCATGTTGGGAGACATAATCTTAGCAGAACCAAAAGCCACCATCGGTTTTGCTGGGCGGCGCGTTATTGAGCAAACCTTAAGAGAAAAACTACCAGAAGATTTCCAAACTGCTGAAGACTTGCTCAAGCATGGCTTCGTTGATGATATCGTACCCCGTACCCAGTTAAAGGCTACCCTAGCCAAACTCATTGCTTTACACCAACCCATCCCCACCGCCCCCCCTATGGTGCTGTGGGAGACGATGAGTCTTAGTTCCACAGCTGTTGAGTGA
- the leuB gene encoding 3-isopropylmalate dehydrogenase: MTQNYRITLLPGDGIGPEIMAVAVDVLQVVGQQFDIQFDFQEALIGGAAIDATGEPLPSATLETCRNSDAVLLAAIGGYKWDTLPSHQRPEAGLLGLRAGLELFANLRPAQILPQLIDASTLKREVVEGVDIMVVRELTGGIYFGKPKGIFTTETGEKRGVNTMVYTESEIDRIGRVAFKTARKRRGKLCSVDKANVLEVSQLWRDRMIKLSQEYPDVELTHLYVDNAAMQLVRAPKQFDTIVTGNLFGDILSDAAAMLTGSIGMLPSASLGASGPGVFEPVHGSAPDIAGQDKANPLAQVLSAAMMLRYGLNQPQAADRIEKAVLQVLEQGDRTGDIMSEGMNLKGCRAMGDSLIKAIGNRQ; the protein is encoded by the coding sequence ATGACTCAGAACTACCGTATTACCCTACTTCCTGGCGATGGCATTGGCCCCGAAATTATGGCCGTGGCGGTAGACGTGCTGCAAGTCGTAGGACAGCAATTTGACATTCAGTTTGATTTTCAAGAAGCTTTAATTGGTGGTGCAGCCATTGATGCCACAGGTGAACCTCTGCCATCTGCTACCCTCGAAACCTGCCGCAACAGTGATGCTGTCTTACTTGCCGCCATCGGTGGGTACAAGTGGGACACTCTACCATCTCACCAACGTCCAGAAGCGGGATTATTAGGACTCCGCGCAGGCTTAGAACTATTTGCCAACTTACGTCCAGCCCAAATTTTACCCCAGCTCATCGATGCTTCCACCTTAAAGCGGGAAGTCGTGGAAGGCGTAGATATTATGGTGGTGCGTGAACTTACTGGCGGAATTTACTTTGGCAAACCCAAAGGAATTTTTACCACCGAGACAGGTGAGAAACGCGGTGTAAATACAATGGTTTATACTGAATCAGAAATTGATCGGATTGGGCGTGTGGCATTTAAAACAGCACGCAAACGCCGGGGTAAACTTTGTTCAGTAGATAAAGCCAACGTCTTAGAAGTATCGCAGTTGTGGCGCGATCGCATGATTAAATTATCCCAAGAATACCCAGATGTAGAACTCACCCATCTATATGTAGATAACGCGGCGATGCAGCTGGTACGCGCTCCTAAGCAGTTCGATACGATCGTCACAGGTAACTTGTTTGGTGATATCCTCTCTGATGCTGCCGCCATGCTCACAGGAAGTATCGGGATGCTACCATCTGCGAGTCTTGGGGCTTCCGGGCCGGGAGTCTTTGAACCAGTCCACGGTTCTGCACCAGATATAGCAGGGCAAGATAAAGCCAACCCCCTAGCCCAAGTTTTAAGTGCTGCCATGATGTTACGCTACGGCTTAAACCAACCCCAAGCCGCCGACAGAATTGAAAAAGCCGTCTTGCAAGTTTTAGAACAAGGCGATCGCACCGGCGATATCATGTCTGAAGGCATGAATCTTAAGGGTTGTCGCGCTATGGGTGACTCGTTAATCAAGGCAATAGGCAATAGGCAATAG
- a CDS encoding alkaline phosphatase — translation MISYLEKFRRVLAFAMTGLFCAILLVLGNPGIESALAAGNGINVIIMIGDGMGWEMARAAALAKGAPFYTSGKGSGLSFQKLTGYGLVTTYGTTVQGSTPANPTNQTHSTGNSALDGSNSFTGLSNVRPGFAFQPTPFNPGDRADGNSQKPGNLVGYDPTQGGPAPWIPLSPANPGSYNKEYIKYSYPDSANTATTLYTGVKSYNNAMGVDVYEKKLKTVLEIAKEQGKATGLVTSVPISHATPSAASSYVNRRSKYDSVYDPNKTNQDSILQQTLLEFQPNVLLGGGHPLDMQNRDSTGPAYNYTFITQDTYEHLKDNPNPASNRYGYTFLERGPNATQTLLNTAANIDPNQGGKLFGLYGARGQNGNLPTSSSKGDYSTTGLDNFSVYSTVIRSGTPATCPSGKIIPGSISECVPVLDANGNPVTGPNPDTVRPLSPGETEASFVAREVNENPTLVDLTKAALNVLGKDKDGFWLMVEGGDIDWAAHDDNMDNLIGTMNDFDKAVEEVISWINKNGGWSKNLLLVTADHDHYLTLNNDFVSKLSPNANPNLARGLKYNAKEITYNKHNPQDAGHFWGSDPTQKYLWGSHTNRPVPVYFQGAYSSVLTRYLGQKVQFTDSSGTYTAPGIRGLLDQSHIFQAMKAALTTPAS, via the coding sequence ATGATTTCATATTTGGAAAAGTTCAGGCGAGTGCTAGCATTTGCCATGACTGGCCTTTTTTGTGCCATTTTGTTGGTATTGGGCAATCCTGGCATTGAATCTGCCCTCGCTGCTGGTAATGGCATTAACGTCATCATCATGATTGGTGATGGTATGGGTTGGGAAATGGCACGAGCCGCAGCTTTGGCTAAAGGCGCACCTTTTTACACCAGTGGTAAAGGTTCTGGACTAAGCTTTCAAAAACTTACTGGTTATGGACTGGTGACAACTTACGGCACAACTGTACAAGGCAGTACACCAGCTAATCCAACTAATCAGACACACTCCACAGGTAACTCTGCGTTAGATGGGTCTAATTCTTTCACCGGTTTGAGTAATGTTCGTCCTGGTTTTGCGTTCCAACCTACTCCTTTTAACCCAGGCGATCGCGCTGATGGCAATAGCCAAAAACCCGGTAACTTAGTAGGTTATGACCCCACTCAAGGTGGGCCTGCTCCTTGGATTCCTCTATCTCCTGCTAATCCTGGTAGCTACAACAAAGAGTACATCAAATACAGCTATCCCGACTCTGCTAACACCGCTACAACGTTGTATACAGGTGTCAAGAGCTACAACAACGCTATGGGGGTAGATGTATACGAGAAGAAATTGAAAACCGTCCTGGAAATTGCTAAAGAACAAGGCAAAGCTACAGGATTAGTCACATCCGTACCTATTAGCCACGCTACACCATCTGCGGCTTCTTCTTATGTTAATCGTCGTAGCAAATACGACAGTGTTTATGACCCGAATAAAACTAACCAAGACAGCATCCTACAGCAGACATTGCTAGAATTTCAGCCCAATGTGTTGTTAGGTGGTGGTCATCCTCTAGATATGCAAAATAGAGACAGCACAGGCCCAGCCTATAACTATACCTTCATCACTCAGGACACCTACGAACACTTAAAAGATAACCCCAATCCAGCATCCAACCGTTACGGTTACACTTTCTTAGAACGCGGCCCAAATGCTACTCAAACCTTATTAAACACAGCCGCTAACATTGACCCCAATCAGGGCGGTAAACTTTTTGGTCTATATGGCGCGCGGGGACAAAATGGTAACTTACCTACCAGTTCCTCTAAGGGGGACTACAGCACGACAGGTTTAGACAACTTCTCTGTCTATAGCACCGTAATTAGAAGCGGAACACCAGCTACCTGCCCATCCGGTAAGATCATTCCCGGTTCTATCAGTGAGTGTGTTCCCGTTCTGGATGCTAACGGCAACCCAGTGACTGGCCCTAACCCCGATACAGTCCGTCCTCTATCTCCTGGTGAAACTGAGGCTAGTTTTGTTGCCAGAGAAGTCAACGAAAACCCCACCTTGGTTGATTTAACCAAGGCTGCTCTCAATGTTTTAGGTAAAGACAAAGACGGCTTCTGGCTCATGGTGGAAGGTGGCGATATCGATTGGGCAGCCCATGACGACAACATGGATAACCTCATAGGTACAATGAATGACTTCGACAAGGCAGTTGAAGAAGTCATCAGTTGGATTAACAAAAATGGTGGCTGGAGCAAGAACTTACTCTTAGTGACTGCTGACCATGACCACTATCTCACCCTCAATAATGACTTCGTATCGAAGTTGAGTCCCAATGCTAATCCCAACTTGGCTAGAGGGTTAAAATACAACGCCAAAGAGATTACCTACAACAAACACAACCCTCAAGATGCTGGTCACTTCTGGGGTTCTGATCCTACTCAAAAGTACCTCTGGGGAAGCCACACTAACCGTCCTGTACCCGTTTATTTCCAAGGTGCTTACTCTTCCGTCCTGACTCGATACTTGGGTCAGAAAGTCCAGTTTACAGATAGCTCCGGGACTTATACCGCGCCAGGGATTCGCGGTTTGCTTGATCAAAGCCACATCTTCCAAGCCATGAAAGCTGCTCTCACAACCCCAGCATCGTAA
- a CDS encoding prepilin peptidase has protein sequence MDTLIVALASLIVFALGASVGSFINVVVYRLPAGLSILWPPSRCPHCLNQLKAYDNVPVLGWVWLKGRCRYCKSKISRRYPVVEAVTGIIFLLIYFLFNVSILTIGYWTFCSWLLALSLIDLDTMTLPNPLTKSGLVLGIIFQIVFGYITEASIAGVIKHLMMGIVGAVLGLWLFEAIALLGIFLQKEAMGAGDAKLAAMMGAWLGWKHLLLAGFIACTLGAVVGIGAIILSQRKWGQKIPFGPFLAAGAFFTLFGGETILSAYLRLFF, from the coding sequence ATGGATACTTTGATAGTAGCCCTGGCGAGTCTGATTGTTTTCGCCTTGGGTGCATCTGTTGGCAGCTTTATTAATGTTGTAGTTTATCGATTACCTGCGGGTTTATCAATTCTTTGGCCGCCTTCCCGTTGTCCCCATTGTTTAAACCAGCTCAAAGCTTATGATAATGTGCCTGTACTGGGTTGGGTGTGGTTGAAAGGGCGCTGTCGTTATTGTAAAAGTAAGATTTCTCGGCGTTACCCAGTGGTAGAGGCGGTAACAGGGATCATCTTTCTCCTCATCTACTTTTTATTTAACGTTTCCATTCTCACAATCGGATACTGGACGTTTTGTAGTTGGTTATTAGCATTATCACTAATTGACTTAGATACCATGACTTTACCCAATCCCCTAACTAAATCGGGGTTGGTGTTGGGAATTATCTTTCAAATTGTATTTGGTTATATTACCGAAGCCAGCATTGCGGGAGTCATCAAACACCTAATGATGGGCATAGTGGGAGCTGTATTAGGCTTGTGGTTATTTGAGGCGATCGCGCTTCTAGGTATTTTCCTCCAAAAAGAAGCAATGGGTGCAGGAGATGCCAAACTAGCCGCCATGATGGGTGCGTGGCTAGGTTGGAAGCACTTACTCTTAGCCGGATTTATCGCCTGTACCCTAGGGGCTGTAGTAGGTATCGGTGCAATCATACTGTCACAACGCAAATGGGGGCAGAAAATCCCCTTCGGCCCCTTTTTAGCCGCAGGTGCATTCTTCACCCTATTTGGCGGCGAAACAATTTTATCAGCTTACCTGCGATTGTTTTTTTAG
- a CDS encoding cation diffusion facilitator family transporter, translating into MVLSAQRHPIERSKFELTSIRGLGAKPTTPIQQKFQALWTALILLSIFFCVELSAGIWSHSLSLLADAEHILSDVAALGLALIAAWLSQSISQKTILGRYRLEVLAALINGISLAAVAGWIIKEALVRLQSPTNEILGAPMLATALIGLAVNAFNAKCLHKCSHHDLNMRGALLHLLADVASSVGAVLAAIAVIWLNWTWADGVISLIVAVLIATFAAYLVIQSVQCLRGQITDVTCICDLKAEDCSERQQAEKLLFPTLEELVQ; encoded by the coding sequence ATGGTGCTGTCAGCACAAAGGCATCCAATAGAACGCTCAAAATTTGAGTTAACCTCCATTAGAGGGTTAGGTGCAAAGCCTACAACCCCTATTCAGCAGAAGTTTCAGGCTTTGTGGACTGCATTAATTCTACTGAGCATCTTTTTTTGTGTGGAACTCAGCGCAGGTATTTGGAGCCATAGCTTATCTCTTTTAGCCGATGCTGAACACATTCTTTCAGATGTAGCAGCGTTAGGTCTAGCACTGATAGCAGCTTGGTTATCTCAATCCATATCCCAGAAAACCATCCTGGGGCGCTATCGATTGGAAGTCCTGGCAGCCTTGATTAATGGCATCAGTCTAGCTGCTGTTGCTGGCTGGATTATTAAAGAAGCTTTGGTGCGCTTGCAATCTCCTACCAATGAGATACTTGGTGCGCCAATGTTAGCAACTGCCCTGATTGGTCTAGCTGTTAACGCTTTTAATGCCAAGTGTTTACATAAATGTAGTCATCATGACCTCAATATGAGAGGTGCTTTGCTGCATTTGTTAGCAGATGTAGCCAGTTCAGTAGGAGCAGTCTTAGCAGCGATCGCAGTTATCTGGCTAAATTGGACTTGGGCTGATGGTGTCATCAGTTTAATTGTGGCAGTGCTGATAGCTACATTTGCGGCTTATTTAGTGATTCAAAGTGTACAGTGTTTGCGCGGTCAGATTACGGATGTGACTTGCATTTGTGATCTGAAAGCTGAAGATTGTAGCGAGCGCCAGCAAGCAGAAAAGCTATTATTTCCGACTTTAGAGGAGCTTGTGCAATGA
- a CDS encoding PEP-CTERM sorting domain-containing protein: MIDSIFKKLAIATAGTTLMFTLGEVMPAQAANISYNFSNADQTLTGYFSFDQTAAADQLVEVAEGLKIVANYNGQIFTEADDPLATVWTDFLGQIPTGQGLGLQYVVPDQFFVFGDTYLNADATESQSVNYSRVPEPGSMLGLSIVGLGLFLGRKKQ; encoded by the coding sequence ATGATTGACTCCATCTTCAAAAAGCTAGCAATTGCCACAGCCGGAACTACCCTCATGTTCACCTTGGGGGAAGTTATGCCTGCCCAAGCAGCCAACATCTCTTATAACTTCTCGAATGCTGATCAAACTCTCACTGGCTATTTTTCCTTTGATCAAACTGCTGCTGCTGATCAATTAGTAGAGGTTGCCGAAGGTTTAAAGATTGTTGCTAATTACAACGGTCAAATATTTACCGAAGCCGATGATCCACTAGCAACAGTTTGGACTGACTTTTTAGGGCAAATTCCTACTGGACAAGGATTGGGCTTGCAATATGTAGTCCCAGATCAGTTTTTTGTATTTGGTGATACCTATCTGAATGCTGATGCAACTGAAAGTCAATCTGTAAATTACAGTCGTGTTCCCGAACCAGGCTCAATGCTGGGGTTATCGATTGTGGGATTGGGTTTATTTTTGGGTAGGAAGAAACAATAA